Proteins co-encoded in one Triplophysa dalaica isolate WHDGS20190420 chromosome 16, ASM1584641v1, whole genome shotgun sequence genomic window:
- the aga gene encoding N(4)-(beta-N-acetylglucosaminyl)-L-asparaginase — MLKIFCIVCLLPLTQSSLPLVINTWQFEDATSAAWSALQKGGSVVDAVERGCAQCELEQCDGSVGFGDHPDERGETTLDAMIMNGATMEVGAVGNLRRVKNAVGVARAVMEHTEHTFLVGETASIFAENMGFKSEDLSTNKSITIFSEWLQHNCQPNYRKNVFPDPTKYCGPYKPKTNLWRSKHQKGKIDPSAHDTIGMIVIGKNGQVAAATSTNGANHKIPGRMGDSPVAGAGAYADSTAGGAAATGDGDIMMRFLPSFLAVELMRSGSEPTIACKTAISRIKKHYPNFFGAVICANTTGGYGAACNKLPEFSQFSFMVFNSLTNKPLLEKVDCF; from the exons ATgctcaaaatattttgcatcGTTTGTTTGCTACCTCTAACCCAATCATCTCTACCTTTGGTGATCAATACTTGGCAGTTTGAAGATGCAACTAGCGCAG CCTGGAGCGCACTGCAGAAAGGAGGCTCGGTGGTGGATGCGGTGGAGAGGGGCTGCGCGCAGTGTGAGCTCGAGCAGTGTGACGGCAGCGTTGGGTTTGGCGACCACCCTGACGAGCGCGGAGAGACTACATTGGACGCTATGATCATGAATGG AGCGACAATGGAAGTGGGCGCAGTGGGAAACCTCCGCAGGGTTAAAAATGCTGTGGGTGTTGCTCGGGCAGTAATGGAACACACAGAGCACACTTTCTTAGTGGGTGAAACAG CTTCAATCTTTGCTGAAAACATGGGCTTCAAATCTGAAGACTTGTCCACTAACAAATCAATAACTATTTTCTCTGAGTGGTTGCAGCACAATTGTCAACCAAACTATAGAAAG aatgtTTTTCCAGACCCTACCAAATATTGTGGGCCATACAAACCCAAAACCAACCTATGGAGGTCAAAACATCAAAAAGGGAAAATTGACCCTAGTGCTCATGATACAATTG GAATGATTGTGATTGGTAAGAACGGACAGGTGGCTGCTGCAACATCAACCAACGGCGCAAATCATAAAATACCTGG ACGTATGGGTGATTCACCAGTGGCTGGAGCTGGAGCTTATGCAGACAGCACAGCAGGAGGAGCTGCTGCCACTGGCGATGGAGACATCATGATGCGTTTCCTCCCTAG TTTTTTAGCTGTTGAATTAATGAGATCTGGAAGTGAACCCACCATTGCCTGCAAAACAGCCATCTCTCGAATAAAGAAGCACTACCCAAATTTTTTTGGAGCTGTTATTTGTGCCAATACTACTGGTGGATACG gtgcTGCTTGCAACAAGCTGCCTGAGTTCAGTCAGTTCTCCTTCATGGTGTTCAACTCGCTGACAAACAAGCCTCTACTGGAGAAAGTGGACTGTTTTTAA
- the asb5a gene encoding ankyrin repeat and SOCS box protein 5 isoform X1 translates to MTETTEEYRPFAALLPNVYLTILALFCFKLFVRITLNLLTQFYIIKGNRREAARISADFYGNGQGYGSRADLSPLHDAASQGRLLALKTLIAQGHSVNVLTIDHISPLHEACIGSHVACARALIDAGANVNVTTIDGVTPLFNACSAGSLPCLELLLQSDARPQALAICQPSPIHETVSRGHFKCLEALVAWGVDADYEIPHMGTPLYSACRCREFLCARKLLDGGANVHRGTNMETPLHAAAQKDCVSIVKLLLEYGADINARNMEYKRPAEVAPPGSLTEGFLLIYEAMPRSLHQLSRQQIRESLGRSRLHLIPHLPLPKPMKDFLQYK, encoded by the exons ATGACAGAGACCACTGAGGAATACAGACCATTTGCAGCACTGCTGCCCAATGTTTACCTCACCATCCTGGCCCTCTTCTGCTTCAAACTATTTGTCAGAATTACCCTTAATTTACTCACACAGTTCTACATCATCAAGGGCAACCGCAGGGAGGCTGCCCGAATTTCAGCTGACTTCTATGGTAACGGTCAAGGTTATG GATCAAGGGCTGATCTCTCCCCTCTTCACGATGCTGCCAGCCAAGGACGACTGCTGGCCCTCAAGACCCTGATTGCTCAG GGTCACAGTGTGAATGTGCTGACAATAGACCACATTAGCCCTCTTCATGAGGCGTGCATAGGGAGCCACGTTGCCTGTGCCAGAGCCCTGATAGATGCCGGAGCCAAC GTTAATGTGACAACGATTGATGGTGTGACTCCATTGTTTAATGCCTGTTCAGCTGGCAGTCTGCCATGTCTAGAGCTTCTCTTGCAGAGCGATGCTAGACCACAGGCCCTGGCTATATGCCAGCCTTCACCCATCCATGAGACAGTCAGCAGAG GCCACTTCAAGTGTTTGGAGGCGCTGGTCGCGTGGGGTGTGGATGCAGATTATGAAATTCCTCACATGGGCACCCCCCTCTACAGCGCTTGTCGATGTAGGGAGTTCTTATGTGCCCGCAAGTTGCTTGATGGAG GTGCAAACGTGCATAGAGGCACAAATATGGAGACTCCTCTTCATGCAGCTGCCCAGAAAGACTGTGTAAGCATAGTGAAGCTCCTGCTGGAATACGGGGCAGATATAAATGCACGTAACATGGAGTATAAACGGCCCGCAGAGGTTGCACCTCCAGGGAGTTTAACCGAGGGCTTCCTGTTGATTTATGAAG CTATGCCACGTTCTTTGCATCAGCTGTCACGTCAGCAAATCAGGGAGAGTTTGGGGCGTTCCCGCCTTCATCTTATACCACATTTGCCCCTCCCTAAACCAATGAAGGACtttctacaatataaataa
- the neil3 gene encoding endonuclease 8-like 3 isoform X2: MFMYFGCRALRLHFGMNGSLRINPSERNDMKGKPPALLVQFSSDVVCFFDTTVEIRFTEDCKQKVRAMEGLDVCSSKFSFSRAVEAVKRESARMLCDVLLDQAVLPGVGNIIKNEALFDSGLNPSVKVNQLTNEQIHHLVKMTRDFTLLFYKCRKNGSPLYKHYKVYKRPHCGQCSGTVTVCRLGDNGRMTYFCQRCQSGDPSEVNISKLPTRNSLIGWAYQGESSSDDRVAKREEEEWTCSLCTLINLPSCKSCEACMSPRPEVSKEPPKQSQSPMSRDLIRYPCNNFCKPLQEVKMNRRAAFGTTTLVLTNLSAKPDSPLSPAINQTNSPETARGLSPLGDWQQKSHRNRGIEFEGNERYKRESPADHSQPNKRMRTTNGELSGGSMQPTCSGRGTQSNDASFSKTPCCKSHHRSCALRVVTKDGENKGRQFYTCSLPRETQCNFFEWADLHFPMCHHGKRTLMKTVLKLGPNNGRNFYTCPVKMGKQCNFFQWAENGPGISNLPGC, translated from the exons ATGTTCATGTATTTTGGCTGTAGAGCTCTAAG GTTGCACTTTGGCATGAATGGTTCCTTGAGGATAAATCCCTCCGAAAGAAACGATATGAAAGGAAAACCACCAGCGCTGCTCGTTCAATTTAGCAGTGATGTTGTCTGTTTCTTTGACACAACTGTAGAAATCAG ATTCACAGAGGACTGTAAGCAGAAAGTAAGAGCCATGGAGGGTCTAGATGTCTGTTCATCAAAGTTTAGTTTCTCTCGGGCGGTGGAGGctgtaaagagagagagtgcgagAATGCTCTGTGATGTGCTTTTGGATCAAGCTGTCCTTCCTGGTGTAGgaaacataattaaaaatgaagcTCTTTTCGACAGTGGTCTTAACCCTTCTGTCAAG GTCAATCAATTGACAAATGAACAGATTCATCATCTGGTGAAGATGACACGAGATTTCACACTCCTGTTTTATAAG TGTAGAAAGAATGGATCACCACTTTACAAGCATTACAAAGTGTACAAACGTCCACACTGCGGTCAATGCAGTGGAACTGTCACTGTCTGTCGACTGGGAGACAATGGCCGGATGACATACTTCTGTCAGCGCTGTCAGTCAGGTGATCCAAGTGAAGTAAACATCAG TAAACTCCCGACTCGTAACAGTTTGATTGGATGGGCATATCAGGGTGAATCGAGCAGCGATGATCGTGTGGcaaagagagaggaagaggaatgGACGTGTTCCCTTTGTACTCTAATCAACCTCCCGAGCTGCAAATCCTGTGAAGCTTGTATGAGTCCCAGACCAGAAG TCTCTAAAGAGCCCCCAAAGCAGAGCCAATCACCCATGAGTCGAGACCTGATCCGCTACCCCTGCAACAATTTCTGCAAACCCCTGCAGGAAGTGAAGATGAATCGCAGGGCTGCATTTGGGACCACCACTCTAGTTCTAACCAACCTCAGTGCAAAACCTGACTCTCCTTTAAGTCCTGCCATTAACCAGACAAACAGTCCAGAGACAGCGAGGGGTCTGAGCCCGCTTGGCGACTGGCAGCAGAAGAGTCACCGTAATAGGGGGATAGAATTCGAAGGCAATGAGCGCTATAAAAGAGAATCTCCAGCAGACCACAGTCAGCCTAACAAGAGAATGAGAACCACAAACGGAGAGCTTTCTGGAGGAAGCATGCAGCCCACCTGCTCTGGGAG GGGCACGCAGAGTAATGATGCCTCCTTTTCCAAAACCCCCTGCTGCAAAAGTCATCACCGATCGTGTGCCCTTAGGGTGGTCACTAAGGACGGAGAGAACAAAGGCAGACAGTTTTACACCTGCTCCCTTCCCAGGGAGACTCAGTGTAACTTCTTTGAG TGGGCAGACCTGCATTTTCCCATGTGTCATCATGGAAAACGAACTCTTATGAAGACCGTTCTAAAACTGGGACCAAATAATGGGCGCAACTTCTACACATGTCCAGTTAAAATGGGGAAGCAATGTAACTTTTTCCAGTGGGCTGAGAACGGCCCGGGCATCTCCAATCTGCCTGGCTGCTGA
- the neil3 gene encoding endonuclease 8-like 3 isoform X1, with the protein MVEGPGCTINGEKIRAKVQKGQKVVDIRRNETNAPSADSSSSCFQTILGCGFTGVETLGKEMFMYFGCRALRLHFGMNGSLRINPSERNDMKGKPPALLVQFSSDVVCFFDTTVEIRFTEDCKQKVRAMEGLDVCSSKFSFSRAVEAVKRESARMLCDVLLDQAVLPGVGNIIKNEALFDSGLNPSVKVNQLTNEQIHHLVKMTRDFTLLFYKCRKNGSPLYKHYKVYKRPHCGQCSGTVTVCRLGDNGRMTYFCQRCQSGDPSEVNISKLPTRNSLIGWAYQGESSSDDRVAKREEEEWTCSLCTLINLPSCKSCEACMSPRPEVSKEPPKQSQSPMSRDLIRYPCNNFCKPLQEVKMNRRAAFGTTTLVLTNLSAKPDSPLSPAINQTNSPETARGLSPLGDWQQKSHRNRGIEFEGNERYKRESPADHSQPNKRMRTTNGELSGGSMQPTCSGRGTQSNDASFSKTPCCKSHHRSCALRVVTKDGENKGRQFYTCSLPRETQCNFFEWADLHFPMCHHGKRTLMKTVLKLGPNNGRNFYTCPVKMGKQCNFFQWAENGPGISNLPGC; encoded by the exons ATGGTTGAGGGCCCGGGTTGCACTATAAATGGAGAGAAGATTCGTGCAAAAGTTCAAAAGGGACAGAAAGTTGTAGACATTCgcagaaatgaaacaaatgcaCCA TCAGCTGACAGCAGCTCGAGTTGTTTTCAGACCATTTTGGGCTGTGGGTTCACAGGAGTGGAGACATTGGGCAAAGAGATGTTCATGTATTTTGGCTGTAGAGCTCTAAG GTTGCACTTTGGCATGAATGGTTCCTTGAGGATAAATCCCTCCGAAAGAAACGATATGAAAGGAAAACCACCAGCGCTGCTCGTTCAATTTAGCAGTGATGTTGTCTGTTTCTTTGACACAACTGTAGAAATCAG ATTCACAGAGGACTGTAAGCAGAAAGTAAGAGCCATGGAGGGTCTAGATGTCTGTTCATCAAAGTTTAGTTTCTCTCGGGCGGTGGAGGctgtaaagagagagagtgcgagAATGCTCTGTGATGTGCTTTTGGATCAAGCTGTCCTTCCTGGTGTAGgaaacataattaaaaatgaagcTCTTTTCGACAGTGGTCTTAACCCTTCTGTCAAG GTCAATCAATTGACAAATGAACAGATTCATCATCTGGTGAAGATGACACGAGATTTCACACTCCTGTTTTATAAG TGTAGAAAGAATGGATCACCACTTTACAAGCATTACAAAGTGTACAAACGTCCACACTGCGGTCAATGCAGTGGAACTGTCACTGTCTGTCGACTGGGAGACAATGGCCGGATGACATACTTCTGTCAGCGCTGTCAGTCAGGTGATCCAAGTGAAGTAAACATCAG TAAACTCCCGACTCGTAACAGTTTGATTGGATGGGCATATCAGGGTGAATCGAGCAGCGATGATCGTGTGGcaaagagagaggaagaggaatgGACGTGTTCCCTTTGTACTCTAATCAACCTCCCGAGCTGCAAATCCTGTGAAGCTTGTATGAGTCCCAGACCAGAAG TCTCTAAAGAGCCCCCAAAGCAGAGCCAATCACCCATGAGTCGAGACCTGATCCGCTACCCCTGCAACAATTTCTGCAAACCCCTGCAGGAAGTGAAGATGAATCGCAGGGCTGCATTTGGGACCACCACTCTAGTTCTAACCAACCTCAGTGCAAAACCTGACTCTCCTTTAAGTCCTGCCATTAACCAGACAAACAGTCCAGAGACAGCGAGGGGTCTGAGCCCGCTTGGCGACTGGCAGCAGAAGAGTCACCGTAATAGGGGGATAGAATTCGAAGGCAATGAGCGCTATAAAAGAGAATCTCCAGCAGACCACAGTCAGCCTAACAAGAGAATGAGAACCACAAACGGAGAGCTTTCTGGAGGAAGCATGCAGCCCACCTGCTCTGGGAG GGGCACGCAGAGTAATGATGCCTCCTTTTCCAAAACCCCCTGCTGCAAAAGTCATCACCGATCGTGTGCCCTTAGGGTGGTCACTAAGGACGGAGAGAACAAAGGCAGACAGTTTTACACCTGCTCCCTTCCCAGGGAGACTCAGTGTAACTTCTTTGAG TGGGCAGACCTGCATTTTCCCATGTGTCATCATGGAAAACGAACTCTTATGAAGACCGTTCTAAAACTGGGACCAAATAATGGGCGCAACTTCTACACATGTCCAGTTAAAATGGGGAAGCAATGTAACTTTTTCCAGTGGGCTGAGAACGGCCCGGGCATCTCCAATCTGCCTGGCTGCTGA
- the asb5a gene encoding ankyrin repeat and SOCS box protein 5 isoform X2 encodes MKGGDDDDVWNASAVILDIDSGSRADLSPLHDAASQGRLLALKTLIAQGHSVNVLTIDHISPLHEACIGSHVACARALIDAGANVNVTTIDGVTPLFNACSAGSLPCLELLLQSDARPQALAICQPSPIHETVSRGHFKCLEALVAWGVDADYEIPHMGTPLYSACRCREFLCARKLLDGGANVHRGTNMETPLHAAAQKDCVSIVKLLLEYGADINARNMEYKRPAEVAPPGSLTEGFLLIYEAMPRSLHQLSRQQIRESLGRSRLHLIPHLPLPKPMKDFLQYK; translated from the exons ATGAAGGGAGGTGACGATGATGACGTGTGGAATGCATCAGCAGTTATACTGGATATTGACTCAG GATCAAGGGCTGATCTCTCCCCTCTTCACGATGCTGCCAGCCAAGGACGACTGCTGGCCCTCAAGACCCTGATTGCTCAG GGTCACAGTGTGAATGTGCTGACAATAGACCACATTAGCCCTCTTCATGAGGCGTGCATAGGGAGCCACGTTGCCTGTGCCAGAGCCCTGATAGATGCCGGAGCCAAC GTTAATGTGACAACGATTGATGGTGTGACTCCATTGTTTAATGCCTGTTCAGCTGGCAGTCTGCCATGTCTAGAGCTTCTCTTGCAGAGCGATGCTAGACCACAGGCCCTGGCTATATGCCAGCCTTCACCCATCCATGAGACAGTCAGCAGAG GCCACTTCAAGTGTTTGGAGGCGCTGGTCGCGTGGGGTGTGGATGCAGATTATGAAATTCCTCACATGGGCACCCCCCTCTACAGCGCTTGTCGATGTAGGGAGTTCTTATGTGCCCGCAAGTTGCTTGATGGAG GTGCAAACGTGCATAGAGGCACAAATATGGAGACTCCTCTTCATGCAGCTGCCCAGAAAGACTGTGTAAGCATAGTGAAGCTCCTGCTGGAATACGGGGCAGATATAAATGCACGTAACATGGAGTATAAACGGCCCGCAGAGGTTGCACCTCCAGGGAGTTTAACCGAGGGCTTCCTGTTGATTTATGAAG CTATGCCACGTTCTTTGCATCAGCTGTCACGTCAGCAAATCAGGGAGAGTTTGGGGCGTTCCCGCCTTCATCTTATACCACATTTGCCCCTCCCTAAACCAATGAAGGACtttctacaatataaataa